A window of the Mesorhizobium opportunistum WSM2075 genome harbors these coding sequences:
- a CDS encoding CASTOR/POLLUX-related putative ion channel has translation MKKRDTLGTRLRYGFDKSMAAGPIALIGWLAVVSLLIIIAAAALLAVTRIAPEGGEPLNFFEAFWESLMRTLDSGTMGGDTGWAFRLVMLVVTLAGIFVVSALIGVLSAGVDGKLDELRKGRSRVLEADHTIILNWSPSIFDVISELVIANASRRRPRIVVMANMDKVAMEDEIAAKVGKLGNTRIICRSGDPTDLYDLAIVNPQTSRSVIVLSPEGDDPDSQVIKTVLALVNDPNRRADPYNIAAEIRDGKNAEVARVVGGTEVQLVLADQLISRIVVHSSRQSGLSGVYSELLDFDGCEIYTTGQPELTGKTFGEAVMAYEHCALIGLCDPQGRVDLNPPSDLVIGQDMRAIIIAEDDAAIKLGGTGIKIDAAAIHGPRPIKTKPERMLILGWNRRGPIITYELSRYVAPGSILTIAADTPGLEQEIAGLTVASDNLSVECRITDTSSSAALASLDVPSYDHVLVLGYSETMAAQPADTRTLVTLLHLRKIADDAGLHISIVSEMIDVRNRELAAVTKADDFVVSNRLVSLMLAQASENQHLAAIFDDLLDEKGSEIYMRPVADYVAIDQPLTFWTIAESARLRGEIAIGYRRIRTGDADQRALGGVIVNPLKSEALTYLPEDRIIVLARD, from the coding sequence ATGAAGAAGCGAGACACGCTGGGAACCCGGCTGCGCTACGGGTTCGACAAGAGCATGGCCGCAGGCCCGATCGCGCTGATCGGTTGGCTCGCGGTCGTTTCCCTGCTGATCATCATCGCCGCCGCGGCTTTGCTTGCGGTGACCCGCATCGCACCGGAGGGCGGCGAGCCGCTGAACTTTTTCGAAGCGTTCTGGGAATCGCTGATGCGCACGCTCGATTCCGGCACGATGGGCGGTGATACCGGCTGGGCTTTCCGTCTCGTCATGCTGGTCGTCACGCTGGCCGGCATCTTTGTCGTGTCGGCCCTCATCGGCGTGCTCAGCGCCGGCGTCGACGGCAAGCTCGATGAATTGCGCAAGGGCCGTTCGCGCGTGCTGGAGGCCGATCACACCATCATCCTCAACTGGTCGCCGTCGATCTTCGACGTCATCTCCGAACTGGTCATTGCCAATGCCAGCCGGCGCCGTCCACGCATCGTCGTCATGGCCAATATGGACAAGGTCGCGATGGAGGACGAAATCGCGGCCAAGGTCGGCAAACTGGGCAATACGCGCATCATCTGCCGCAGCGGCGATCCGACCGATCTCTACGACCTGGCCATCGTCAACCCGCAGACCTCGCGGTCGGTCATCGTGCTGTCGCCGGAAGGCGACGATCCGGATTCGCAGGTCATCAAGACAGTGCTGGCGCTGGTCAACGACCCGAACCGCCGCGCCGACCCCTACAACATCGCCGCCGAGATCCGTGATGGCAAGAATGCCGAGGTCGCCCGCGTCGTCGGCGGAACCGAGGTGCAACTCGTGCTGGCCGATCAGCTGATCTCGCGCATCGTCGTGCATTCAAGCCGGCAATCGGGTCTCAGCGGCGTCTATTCGGAGTTGCTCGATTTCGACGGCTGCGAAATCTACACGACCGGGCAGCCGGAGCTTACCGGCAAGACCTTCGGCGAAGCGGTGATGGCGTATGAGCACTGTGCGCTGATCGGCCTTTGCGACCCGCAGGGGCGCGTCGATCTCAATCCGCCGTCGGATCTGGTGATCGGCCAGGACATGCGCGCCATCATCATCGCCGAGGACGATGCCGCGATAAAGCTGGGAGGCACCGGGATCAAGATCGACGCGGCGGCGATCCACGGTCCTCGGCCCATCAAGACGAAGCCGGAGCGGATGCTGATCCTCGGCTGGAACCGGCGGGGTCCGATCATCACCTATGAACTGTCGCGCTATGTCGCGCCTGGTTCGATCCTGACCATCGCCGCCGATACGCCCGGGCTCGAGCAGGAAATTGCCGGACTGACAGTCGCCAGCGACAATCTGTCGGTTGAGTGCCGCATCACCGACACCTCGAGCAGCGCAGCACTGGCGAGCCTGGACGTGCCTTCCTACGATCACGTGCTCGTCCTCGGTTACAGCGAAACCATGGCGGCGCAGCCGGCCGACACGCGCACGCTGGTGACGCTGCTGCATCTGCGCAAGATCGCCGATGATGCCGGCCTGCACATCTCCATCGTCAGCGAGATGATCGACGTGCGCAACCGGGAGCTCGCTGCGGTGACCAAGGCCGATGACTTCGTCGTCAGCAACCGGCTGGTCAGCCTGATGTTGGCGCAGGCATCCGAAAACCAACACCTCGCCGCGATCTTCGATGATTTGCTCGATGAGAAGGGCTCCGAAATCTACATGCGCCCGGTCGCAGATTATGTCGCAATCGACCAGCCGCTGACCTTCTGGACGATCGCGGAATCGGCGCGGCTACGCGGCGAGATCGCCATCGGCTACCGGCGCATCCGCACTGGAGATGCCGACCAGCGGGCGCTGGGGGGCGTCATCGTCAACCCGCTGAAGTCGGAAGCGCTGACGTATCTGCCGGAGGACCGGATCATCGTGCTGGCGCGGGACTGA
- a CDS encoding lysophospholipid acyltransferase family protein, with protein sequence MLKLKLRERPFPELSYANPRQPALARWFIHSVEGLSGRDRFAALYDFWRRQVVPSGERVFSRMMELIDVGVRTADQWPPAQLPDTPLVIVANHPFGIGDGIAVLSLAEQLGRPFRVMIHKDLLKIREMEPYSLPIDFSETKDALKNNMAVRHEAVRLLREGVTIVVFPAGGVATAPKGFGRARDLPWKMFPARLVQEAKASVIPMHFSGQNGRLFHLVSGPMNMAERDGRVAKFVGKASLTLRTSLLIREFARLSGKAIDVRVGDVLRWSELEPLRDRKLLLERLYRGVFDLAPTQPRRRIPFLPARTKLAA encoded by the coding sequence ATGCTCAAGCTGAAATTGCGCGAACGGCCCTTTCCCGAACTTTCCTACGCCAACCCGCGCCAGCCGGCGCTGGCGCGCTGGTTCATTCATTCGGTCGAAGGCCTGTCGGGCCGTGATCGTTTCGCGGCACTCTATGATTTCTGGCGCCGCCAGGTGGTGCCAAGCGGCGAGCGGGTGTTCAGCCGCATGATGGAACTGATCGACGTCGGTGTGCGGACCGCCGATCAATGGCCGCCGGCGCAATTGCCCGACACACCACTCGTGATCGTCGCCAACCATCCGTTCGGCATCGGCGACGGCATTGCGGTGCTTTCGCTGGCCGAGCAGTTGGGGCGGCCTTTCCGGGTGATGATCCACAAGGATTTGCTCAAGATCCGCGAGATGGAGCCTTATTCGCTGCCGATCGACTTTTCCGAGACCAAGGACGCGCTGAAGAACAACATGGCCGTGCGCCATGAGGCAGTGCGGCTGCTCAGGGAAGGCGTCACCATCGTGGTGTTTCCGGCCGGCGGCGTCGCCACAGCGCCAAAAGGGTTTGGCCGGGCGCGCGACCTGCCGTGGAAGATGTTTCCGGCCCGTCTCGTCCAGGAGGCGAAAGCATCGGTCATTCCAATGCATTTTTCCGGGCAGAACGGCAGGCTGTTCCATCTGGTCAGCGGCCCGATGAACATGGCCGAGCGCGATGGCCGTGTGGCCAAATTCGTCGGCAAGGCGTCGCTGACCCTGCGCACGTCGCTGCTGATCCGCGAGTTCGCACGGCTGTCGGGCAAGGCGATCGACGTGCGCGTTGGCGATGTGCTGCGCTGGAGCGAGTTGGAGCCTTTGCGCGATCGCAAGCTGCTGCTCGAGCGTCTCTATCGCGGTGTGTTCGATCTGGCGCCGACACAGCCGCGCCGCCGGATTCCGTTCCTGCCGGCGCGAACGAAGCTGGCTGCTTAA
- a CDS encoding HpcH/HpaI aldolase/citrate lyase family protein codes for MRSLLFVPGDSERKLEKGFGVGADVVIVDLEDSVAPQNKATARAIAARFIAGHRSQSSSAIYVRVNDLSSGLTDDDLAALVPAKPDGIMLPKSNSGQDVQQLSTKLRVREAENGLADGAIKILPIITETPAGVLAAATYAGASARLVGLTWGAEDLSAAIGARSARDESGRYTDLFRLARTMTILAASAAEVAAVDTVFPDFRDMAAFEAECREAERDGFTGKMAIHPAQVPVINAAFTPSAEAVEHSLAIIDAFAAAGNPGVVGIDGKMFDRPHLRLAERLLARARAAGISA; via the coding sequence ATGCGTTCGTTGCTGTTCGTCCCCGGCGATTCCGAACGGAAGCTGGAAAAGGGTTTTGGCGTCGGCGCCGATGTGGTCATCGTCGACCTCGAGGACTCCGTGGCGCCGCAGAACAAGGCAACGGCGCGCGCGATCGCGGCACGCTTCATCGCCGGGCACCGGAGCCAATCCAGTTCGGCGATCTACGTCAGGGTCAACGACCTCTCGAGCGGGCTGACGGATGACGATCTTGCCGCGCTCGTGCCGGCGAAGCCGGATGGCATCATGCTGCCCAAATCCAACAGTGGCCAGGACGTCCAGCAGCTATCGACGAAGCTCAGGGTTCGCGAGGCCGAAAACGGCCTGGCGGACGGGGCGATCAAAATCCTGCCGATCATCACCGAAACCCCGGCCGGTGTGCTCGCCGCCGCGACCTATGCCGGTGCTAGCGCGCGCCTAGTCGGCCTCACCTGGGGCGCGGAAGACCTGTCGGCGGCGATCGGCGCGCGATCGGCGCGCGACGAGAGTGGCCGCTACACCGATCTGTTCCGCCTTGCTCGCACCATGACCATTCTCGCCGCCAGTGCGGCCGAGGTCGCCGCGGTCGACACCGTGTTTCCGGATTTCCGCGACATGGCTGCTTTCGAAGCCGAATGCCGCGAGGCGGAGCGCGATGGTTTTACCGGCAAGATGGCGATCCACCCGGCACAGGTACCGGTCATCAACGCCGCCTTCACGCCTTCGGCAGAGGCGGTCGAACACTCCCTGGCGATAATCGACGCCTTCGCCGCCGCCGGAAATCCCGGCGTCGTCGGCATCGACGGCAAGATGTTCGACCGGCCGCACCTGCGGCTGGCCGAACGGCTTCTGGCACGCGCGCGGGCGGCGGGGATTTCCGCTTAA
- a CDS encoding methyltransferase family protein, translating into MITKLILQTFIWFGIMGALLFLSAGTLAWPGAWVYLVMMVGLSLTLGLALARRDPGLMNERLSAPIQKNQTAADKILLSILLLGIFGWQIFMGFDFRFGWSAVPVWGQVVGALVLIIGIWISYLTMLENSFAAPVVKIQDERGQRVITTGPYSYVRHPMYAGAILFFAGTALLLGSWWGLALVLVFIVLLAIRTFIEEKTLRTGLRGYDDYATQVRYRLIPMVW; encoded by the coding sequence ATGATCACGAAATTGATTCTTCAGACATTCATCTGGTTCGGCATCATGGGCGCCTTGCTCTTCCTGTCGGCCGGGACGCTGGCCTGGCCGGGCGCCTGGGTCTACCTGGTGATGATGGTGGGGCTCAGTCTCACCTTGGGCCTGGCGCTGGCCCGGCGCGACCCCGGCCTGATGAACGAGCGGCTAAGCGCTCCCATCCAGAAGAATCAGACCGCGGCCGACAAGATCCTGCTGTCCATCCTTCTGCTCGGCATCTTCGGCTGGCAAATCTTCATGGGGTTCGATTTCCGCTTCGGCTGGTCGGCGGTTCCGGTCTGGGGACAGGTGGTCGGCGCGCTGGTCCTGATAATCGGAATCTGGATCTCCTATTTGACGATGCTCGAGAACAGTTTCGCGGCGCCGGTGGTAAAAATCCAGGACGAGCGCGGGCAGCGCGTGATCACCACGGGGCCTTACAGTTACGTCCGCCACCCGATGTATGCCGGCGCCATCCTGTTCTTCGCCGGCACGGCTCTGCTGCTTGGCTCGTGGTGGGGGCTGGCGTTGGTGCTCGTGTTCATCGTTCTCCTGGCCATCCGCACCTTCATCGAAGAGAAAACGCTTCGCACCGGCCTGCGCGGCTATGACGACTATGCAACGCAAGTCCGCTACCGCCTGATCCCTATGGTCTGGTAG
- a CDS encoding TetR/AcrR family transcriptional regulator: MPRVIKHPELRREELLDHAQALFLTRGYDRASLNDVIAAAGVSKGAFYHYFASKDALLVALAERFARQAMAGVQEILDDPNLDPLGRLNSLLAQSRRAKIETAPEAWALFETLFRPENLVLFHRINLAASASFSPLLVRIIRQGVEDGTFRTFDPEGVADIVMQFGTATHDVVAKAFAGGSDADMDVAIETLEKRVRLYEIALDRILGLPDGSIRIGEPGYVRAVMTARRTNAGKAR; the protein is encoded by the coding sequence ATGCCCCGCGTCATCAAGCATCCAGAACTCAGGCGAGAAGAACTCCTGGACCATGCCCAGGCCCTGTTCCTGACGCGGGGTTACGACAGAGCGAGCCTCAACGACGTGATTGCGGCTGCCGGCGTCTCAAAAGGCGCCTTCTACCACTACTTCGCGTCCAAGGACGCTCTTCTGGTGGCGCTGGCCGAGCGTTTCGCAAGGCAGGCGATGGCCGGGGTCCAGGAGATACTCGACGATCCCAACCTCGACCCGCTTGGCCGCCTGAACAGCCTGCTCGCCCAGTCGCGGCGGGCCAAGATCGAAACCGCGCCGGAAGCCTGGGCTCTGTTCGAGACGCTGTTTCGGCCTGAAAACCTTGTGCTCTTCCACCGCATCAACCTGGCCGCCAGCGCGTCGTTTTCGCCCCTGCTGGTCAGGATCATCCGGCAAGGCGTCGAAGACGGCACTTTCAGGACCTTCGATCCGGAGGGGGTCGCCGACATCGTCATGCAGTTCGGCACGGCCACACATGACGTGGTGGCCAAGGCATTCGCCGGCGGCAGCGACGCCGACATGGATGTGGCGATCGAAACCCTGGAGAAACGCGTCAGGCTCTACGAGATAGCCCTGGACCGCATACTCGGCCTTCCCGACGGAAGCATTCGCATCGGGGAGCCCGGTTATGTGCGGGCCGTTATGACGGCGCGGCGAACGAATGCCGGCAAGGCGCGGTAA
- a CDS encoding SAM-dependent methyltransferase, with protein sequence MRKGTTPTGIISMEDATPSRTALGVARIRALHQFSPQAGLFRDPYAIAILGEAAPTAQELEQEDERRRRMRLFVSARARFAEDWLAAAVRRGVRQLVVLGAGLDTFSLRNPYPDLSVFEVDHPATQAWKRKCIANAGLAEPSATTFVPVEFERQSLSAELAAAGLQSTEPSFFIWLGVVPYLTKEAIFKTLSWIAGIPRSEVVFDYSEPVENRDAAGQAALAFHAARVAAVGEPWISFFVPGELAQSLRGLGFDETEDLESSDIAARLSRTPMERTANSGGHIIRARRST encoded by the coding sequence TTGCGAAAAGGCACGACACCAACTGGAATCATCAGCATGGAAGACGCTACACCCAGCCGAACCGCCCTTGGCGTCGCACGCATAAGGGCCCTGCATCAGTTTTCACCGCAGGCGGGGCTGTTTCGCGATCCTTACGCGATCGCGATACTGGGTGAAGCGGCTCCCACGGCACAGGAGCTTGAGCAGGAAGACGAGCGCCGCCGGCGCATGCGCCTGTTCGTGAGCGCGCGCGCCCGGTTCGCCGAGGACTGGCTGGCGGCGGCGGTTCGTCGCGGCGTTCGGCAACTCGTCGTACTTGGCGCCGGCCTCGACACGTTTTCGCTGCGCAATCCGTATCCGGATCTCAGCGTGTTCGAAGTCGACCACCCGGCGACGCAGGCCTGGAAACGCAAATGCATTGCCAATGCTGGTCTTGCCGAACCATCCGCCACGACGTTCGTGCCGGTCGAGTTCGAGCGGCAGAGCCTGTCAGCGGAATTGGCCGCGGCCGGTTTGCAGTCGACCGAACCGAGCTTCTTCATCTGGCTGGGGGTCGTCCCCTACCTGACGAAGGAAGCGATCTTCAAGACGCTGTCCTGGATAGCCGGTATTCCCCGCTCGGAGGTGGTGTTCGACTACAGCGAACCGGTTGAGAACCGCGATGCGGCGGGCCAGGCTGCCCTGGCTTTCCACGCGGCACGCGTTGCCGCTGTCGGGGAGCCATGGATCAGCTTCTTCGTTCCCGGTGAGCTGGCACAATCTCTCCGCGGCCTCGGCTTCGACGAGACCGAGGATCTCGAGAGCAGCGATATCGCCGCTCGCCTTTCCAGAACTCCGATGGAAAGGACAGCCAACTCCGGCGGCCACATCATCCGTGCGCGCCGGAGCACCTGA
- the yidD gene encoding membrane protein insertion efficiency factor YidD — translation MGDRHGHVHPAEPPRRGRNWSGPWRKTPGRLLGTSIVRLYQLTLSGFVGNSCRHLPTCSEYAHEAIARHGLWAGGWMGFFRVLRCGPFGTHGVDLVPEVLADRYVWFMPWRYWRIGKKRREVQG, via the coding sequence GTGGGCGACCGGCACGGGCATGTGCATCCAGCGGAACCGCCGAGGCGCGGCCGCAACTGGTCCGGCCCGTGGCGCAAGACGCCTGGCCGTCTCCTCGGCACGTCGATCGTACGCCTCTACCAGCTGACGCTGTCCGGCTTTGTCGGCAACTCCTGCCGCCATCTGCCGACCTGTTCGGAATACGCGCATGAGGCGATCGCCAGGCATGGCCTGTGGGCCGGCGGCTGGATGGGATTTTTCCGGGTGCTGCGCTGTGGGCCATTCGGCACGCATGGCGTCGACCTCGTGCCGGAAGTGCTGGCGGATCGTTATGTCTGGTTCATGCCCTGGCGGTATTGGCGGATCGGCAAGAAACGCCGGGAAGTGCAGGGGTGA
- a CDS encoding flavin reductase family protein — protein sequence MFYEPSKGHGLPHDPSKAIVAPRPIGWISTLNKAGEINLAPYSFFNAVSTRPFIVWFSSEGEKDSASFAQETGEFVANLVGRDLADKMNYTSVNAPRGVNEFVYADLAMAPCRLVAPPRVAVAPAALECRVTEVFRPRALDGSPTSAVVVAGEVVGVHIDDAFLKDGLFDITKAGNVARLGYMDYASVDEVFSMRRPRWGQE from the coding sequence ATGTTCTACGAGCCATCGAAGGGGCACGGACTGCCGCACGATCCCTCCAAGGCGATCGTGGCGCCGCGCCCGATCGGCTGGATATCGACGCTGAACAAAGCGGGCGAGATCAATCTCGCGCCATACTCTTTCTTCAATGCGGTTTCGACGCGGCCGTTCATCGTCTGGTTTTCCTCGGAGGGCGAGAAGGACAGCGCCTCCTTTGCCCAGGAAACCGGCGAGTTCGTTGCCAATCTCGTCGGCCGCGATCTCGCGGACAAGATGAACTACACCTCCGTCAACGCGCCGCGCGGCGTCAACGAGTTCGTCTATGCCGACCTTGCAATGGCGCCTTGCCGTCTAGTCGCGCCGCCGCGCGTGGCAGTAGCACCCGCCGCGCTGGAATGCCGGGTGACGGAAGTCTTTCGGCCGCGGGCGCTGGATGGATCGCCGACGAGCGCTGTCGTCGTCGCCGGCGAAGTGGTCGGCGTGCACATCGACGATGCCTTTCTGAAGGACGGCCTGTTCGACATCACCAAGGCCGGCAATGTCGCTCGTCTCGGCTATATGGACTATGCCAGCGTCGACGAAGTCTTTTCGATGCGCCGGCCGCGCTGGGGCCAGGAATAA
- the thrS gene encoding threonine--tRNA ligase encodes MLNSVSLTFPDGSVRDYDAAMTGAGLAESISKSLAKKAVAYAIDGTVRDLSDPLGKSGKVEIITRDDARALELIRHDTAHVLAEAVQELWPGTQVTIGPVIENGFYYDFARNEPFTPDDFPVIEKKMREIIARNKPFTKEVWSREQAKKVFADKGERYKLELIDAIPEDQDLKIYAQGDWFDLCRGPHMASTGQIGNAFKLMKVAGAYWRGDSNNPMLTRIYGTAWADQAQLDAYQTMLEEAEKRDHRKLGREMDLFHFQEEGPGVVFWHAKGWKMFQNLVNYMRRRLDEQGYQEVNAPQVLDKSLWETSGHWGWYRDAMFKVTVAGDDTDDDRVFALKPMNCPGHVQIFKHGLKSYRDLPVKLAEFGNVHRYEPSGALHGLMRVRGFTQDDAHIFCTEEQLAAECLRINDLILSTYADFGFEEVSVKLSTRPDKRVGTDEAWDHAEAIMGNVLETIRTRSGNRIKTSINPGEGAFYGPKFEYVLKDAIGREWQCGTTQVDFNLPERFGAFYIGSDSEKKQPVMVHRAICGSMERFLGILIENYSGHFPLWFAPLQVVVATITSEADGYATEVVAKLKAAGLLAEADLRNEKINYKVREHSLAKVPVILVCGKREAEEQTVNIRRLGSRDQQSLGLAEAIAQLTEEAITPDRRRKRAA; translated from the coding sequence ATGCTGAATTCCGTTTCCCTGACATTTCCCGATGGCTCCGTCCGCGACTACGACGCGGCGATGACCGGTGCGGGCCTTGCCGAATCGATCTCGAAGTCGCTGGCCAAGAAGGCCGTCGCCTACGCCATCGACGGCACCGTGCGCGATCTCTCCGACCCGCTCGGCAAGTCCGGCAAGGTCGAGATCATCACCCGCGACGATGCGCGCGCCCTTGAGCTCATCCGCCACGACACCGCGCATGTGCTGGCGGAAGCCGTGCAGGAATTGTGGCCGGGGACGCAGGTGACGATCGGGCCGGTGATCGAGAACGGATTCTATTACGACTTCGCCCGCAACGAGCCGTTCACCCCCGACGATTTCCCGGTGATCGAGAAGAAGATGCGCGAGATCATTGCGCGCAACAAGCCGTTCACCAAGGAAGTCTGGTCGCGCGAGCAGGCGAAAAAAGTGTTTGCCGACAAGGGCGAACGCTACAAGCTCGAGCTGATCGACGCCATTCCCGAAGACCAGGATCTCAAGATCTACGCGCAGGGCGACTGGTTCGATCTATGCCGCGGTCCGCACATGGCCTCGACCGGCCAGATCGGCAACGCCTTCAAACTGATGAAGGTGGCCGGTGCCTATTGGCGCGGCGACTCGAACAACCCGATGCTGACCCGCATCTACGGCACGGCCTGGGCCGACCAGGCGCAGCTCGATGCCTACCAGACGATGCTGGAGGAAGCCGAGAAGCGCGACCACCGCAAGCTCGGCCGTGAGATGGACCTGTTCCATTTCCAGGAAGAGGGGCCAGGCGTCGTCTTCTGGCACGCCAAGGGCTGGAAGATGTTCCAGAACCTGGTCAACTACATGCGCCGCCGCCTCGACGAGCAGGGCTACCAGGAGGTCAACGCACCACAGGTGCTCGACAAGAGCCTGTGGGAGACGTCGGGCCACTGGGGCTGGTATCGCGACGCGATGTTCAAGGTGACGGTCGCCGGCGACGACACCGACGACGACCGCGTCTTCGCGCTGAAGCCGATGAACTGCCCGGGCCACGTGCAGATTTTCAAGCATGGGTTGAAGTCATACCGCGATCTGCCCGTAAAACTTGCGGAATTCGGCAATGTGCATCGCTACGAACCGTCAGGTGCGCTGCACGGGCTGATGCGCGTGCGCGGCTTCACGCAGGACGATGCGCACATCTTCTGCACCGAGGAACAACTCGCGGCGGAATGCCTGCGCATCAACGACCTGATCCTGTCGACCTACGCCGATTTCGGTTTTGAAGAGGTCAGCGTGAAGCTGTCGACGCGGCCAGACAAGCGCGTCGGCACGGATGAGGCTTGGGATCATGCCGAGGCGATCATGGGCAACGTTCTGGAGACGATCAGGACGCGCTCGGGCAACCGCATCAAGACCTCGATCAATCCGGGCGAGGGCGCCTTCTACGGGCCGAAGTTCGAATATGTGCTCAAGGATGCCATCGGCCGCGAATGGCAGTGCGGCACCACGCAGGTCGACTTCAACCTGCCGGAGCGTTTCGGCGCCTTCTACATCGGCTCGGATTCGGAGAAGAAGCAGCCCGTCATGGTGCACCGCGCCATCTGCGGTTCGATGGAGCGTTTTCTCGGCATCCTGATCGAGAACTACTCCGGCCATTTCCCGCTGTGGTTCGCACCGCTGCAGGTGGTGGTGGCGACGATCACGTCGGAGGCGGACGGCTATGCGACCGAAGTGGTGGCAAAGCTGAAGGCGGCCGGACTTCTGGCGGAAGCCGACCTGCGCAACGAGAAGATCAACTACAAGGTCCGCGAACATTCGCTGGCCAAGGTCCCGGTCATTCTCGTCTGCGGCAAGCGCGAGGCGGAGGAACAGACGGTCAATATCCGCCGGCTCGGCTCACGCGACCAGCAATCGCTTGGCCTTGCCGAGGCGATCGCACAGCTGACCGAGGAAGCGATCACACCCGATCGCCGCCGCAAGCGCGCTGCCTGA
- a CDS encoding nitroreductase family protein: MASPIIDFLLTRNSAPIPELKEPAPGDADIATMIAAATRVPDHGRLEPWRFILYRGDVRIEIGKKLADLAEQREGPLPEGRRNQELARFSRAPLVIGVVSAPKENPKIPQWEMFLSGGMAAMNLMIAANALGYGTNMISNWYSDVAEGRAILGLAPQERVVGFVHIGSYAGPAPERPRPDPAKLYADYSGPWAG, translated from the coding sequence ATGGCGTCGCCGATCATCGACTTCCTGCTGACCCGAAATTCAGCGCCGATTCCGGAGCTCAAGGAGCCAGCGCCTGGTGACGCCGATATCGCAACGATGATCGCTGCCGCCACGCGCGTGCCCGACCATGGCCGGCTCGAACCCTGGCGCTTCATCCTCTATCGCGGCGATGTCCGCATCGAGATCGGCAAGAAGTTGGCCGACCTTGCCGAGCAGCGGGAAGGACCGTTGCCCGAAGGCCGCCGCAACCAGGAACTGGCGCGATTCTCGCGGGCGCCGCTGGTGATCGGCGTGGTATCGGCGCCGAAGGAGAATCCGAAAATCCCGCAATGGGAGATGTTCCTGTCGGGCGGCATGGCGGCGATGAACCTGATGATTGCGGCCAATGCGCTGGGGTATGGCACCAACATGATCAGCAACTGGTATTCCGATGTCGCGGAGGGCAGGGCGATCCTCGGACTGGCGCCGCAGGAGCGTGTCGTCGGCTTCGTCCACATCGGCTCTTATGCCGGCCCGGCGCCGGAGCGGCCCCGGCCCGATCCCGCAAAGCTCTATGCCGATTACTCAGGGCCTTGGGCGGGCTGA
- the blaOXA gene encoding class D beta-lactamase translates to MRNFDRLPFIFAGILFLLAWLLGFPMRAQSAPLGDVQCTLIADAASGKTLYQDGICDQRFSPASTFKVPLSLIGYDAGILSGEHTPAWDYKPEFKAVKRDQKTVDPVIWERDSIIWYSREITRRLGNEKFAGYVSKLGYGNSDVSGNPGKDDSLTHSWVNSSLKITPVEQVDFLRKLLARQLPVSAKAYDMTSAIIPTFQAGGWTVQGKTGSTRLGGDADKDKRSLGWFVGWAKKDGRQIVFARLVVDATRTDMPKGLKTRAAFLKDLPLLVK, encoded by the coding sequence ATGCGCAATTTCGACCGTCTTCCCTTCATCTTCGCCGGCATCCTTTTCCTGCTTGCCTGGCTGCTGGGATTTCCGATGCGCGCGCAATCGGCGCCACTTGGCGATGTGCAGTGCACGCTGATCGCCGATGCGGCGAGCGGCAAGACGCTTTACCAGGATGGCATCTGCGATCAGCGGTTCAGCCCGGCCTCGACATTCAAGGTGCCGCTCTCGCTGATCGGCTACGATGCCGGGATCCTGAGCGGCGAGCACACGCCGGCCTGGGACTACAAGCCCGAATTCAAAGCGGTGAAACGGGATCAAAAGACCGTCGATCCGGTGATCTGGGAGCGGGACTCGATCATCTGGTACTCGCGGGAGATCACCCGCCGGCTCGGCAACGAGAAATTTGCCGGCTATGTCTCGAAACTCGGTTACGGCAACAGCGACGTGTCCGGCAATCCCGGCAAGGACGATAGCTTGACCCATTCCTGGGTGAACTCCTCGCTCAAGATCACGCCGGTCGAGCAGGTCGATTTCCTGCGCAAGCTGCTTGCCCGCCAACTGCCGGTGTCGGCCAAGGCATATGACATGACATCGGCCATCATCCCGACGTTCCAGGCCGGGGGCTGGACCGTGCAGGGCAAGACCGGCAGCACCAGGCTTGGCGGTGACGCGGACAAGGACAAGCGCTCGCTGGGCTGGTTCGTTGGCTGGGCGAAAAAGGACGGCCGCCAGATTGTCTTCGCGCGGCTGGTCGTCGATGCCACCCGCACCGACATGCCCAAGGGACTGAAGACCCGGGCCGCGTTCCTGAAGGATCTGCCGCTGCTGGTGAAATAG